In Ovis canadensis isolate MfBH-ARS-UI-01 breed Bighorn chromosome 3, ARS-UI_OviCan_v2, whole genome shotgun sequence, one DNA window encodes the following:
- the LOC138438189 gene encoding keratin, type II cytoskeletal 6A-like has product MSCKSTVKTKTISCRGFSAGSARLPGVCRSGFSSVSLSRSRGSGGLAGVCGGAGFGSRSLYGLGGSKRISIAGGSCVIGGGYGGRIGVGYGFGGGAGSGIGFGAGAGSGFGLGGGAGFGGGYGGYGFPVIPPGGIQEVTVNQSLLTPLNLQIDPTIQRVRTEEREQIKTLNNKFASFIDKVRFLEQQNKVLDTKWTLLQEQGTRTVRQNLEPLFEQYINNLRRQLDSILGERGRLDSELRGMQDTVEDFKNKYEDEINKRTAAENEFVKLKKDVDCAYMNKVELQAKVDALTDEINFLRTFYDAELAQMQSYISDTSVVLSMDNNRNLDLDSIIAEVKAQYEEIAQRSRAEAESWYQSKYEELRVTAGRHGDDLRNTKQEISEINRVIQRLRSEIDHVKKQCTSLQSAIADAEQRGELALKDARNKLADLEDALQKAKQDMARLLKEYQELMNVKLALDVEIATYRKLLEGEECRLSGEGAGQVNISVVQSTVSSGYGGASGLGSGLGIGGGSGCSYSIGGGFSSGSGRAIGGGYGSSGGSCSTIKYTTTSSSSRKSYKH; this is encoded by the exons ATGTCTTGCAAATCCACCGTGAAGACCAAAACCATCAGCTGCAGGGGCTTCAGTGCCGGCTCAGCCAGACTCCCTGGGGTGTGCCGCTCTGGCTTCAGCAGCGTGTCCCTGTCCCGCTCCAGGGGCAGTGGCGGCCTCGCTGGAGTGTGTGGAGGAGCTGGCTTTGGCAGCCGCAGCCTCTATGGCCTGGGGGGCTCCAAGAGGATCTCCATCGCAGGGGGCAGCTGTGTCATCGGTGGTGGCTATGGCGGCAGAATTGGAGTTGGCTATGGCTTTGGAGGTGGAGCCGGGAGTGGAATTGGTTTTGGTGCTGGGGCTGGTAGTGGCTTTGGGCTCGGTGGTGGAGCTGGCTTTGGAGGTGGCTATGGGGGCTATGGCTTCCCTGTGATCCCCCCTGGAGGCATCCAAGAGGTCACTGTCAACCAGAGTCTCCTGACTCCCCTCAACCTGCAAATCGACCCCACCATCCAGCGGGTGAGGACTGAGGAGCGGGAGCAGATCAAGACCCTCAACAACAAGTTTGCCTCCTTCATCGACAAG GTCCGATTCCTGGAGCAGCAGAACAAGGTCCTGGACACCAAGTGGACCCTGCTGCAGGAGCAGGGCACCAGGACCGTGAGGCAGAACCTGGAGCCTTTGTTCGAGCAgtacatcaacaacctcaggagACAGCTGGATAGTATCCTTGGAGAGAGAGGCCGCCTGGACTCGGAGCTCAGGGGCATGCAGGACACGGTGGAGGACTTCAAGAACAA ATATGAAGATGAAATCAACAAACGCACAGCAGCAGAGAATGAGTTTGTGAAATTGAAGAAG GATGTGGATTGTGCCTACATGAACAAGGTTGAACTACAAGCCAAGGTAGATGCTCTCACAGATGAGATCAACTTCCTAAGAACCTTCTATGATGCT GAACTGGCTCAGATGCAAAGCTACATCTCAGACACTTCTGTGGTCCTCTCCATGGACAACAACCGCAACCTGGACCTGGACAGCATCATCGCTGAAGTCAAAGCCCAGTATGAGGAGATCGCTCAGAGGAGCCGGGCTGAGGCTGAGTCGTGGTACCAGTCCAAG TACGAGGAGCTGCGGGTGACGGCGGGCAGACACGGGGATGACCTGCGCAACACCAAGCAGGAGATCTCTGAGATCAACCGCGTGATCCAGAGGCTGAGATCTGAGATTGACCATGTCAAGAAGCAG TGCACCAGCCTGCAATCCGCCATCGCCGACGCCGAGCAGCGTGGGGAGCTGGCCCTCAAGGACGCCAGGAACAAGCTTGCTGACCTGGAGGACGCCCTGCAGAAGGCCAAGCAGGACATGGCCCGGCTGCTGAAGGAGTACCAGGAGCTCATGAATGTCAAGCTGGCCCTGGACGTGGAGATTGCCACCTACAGGAAGCTGCTGGAAGGCGAGGAGTGCAG GCTGAGTGGGGAAGGCGCTGGACAAGTCAACATCT CCGTGGTACAGTCGACCGTTTCCAGTGGCTATGGTGGTGCCAGCGGTCTCGGCAGTGGCTTAGGCATAGGCGGAGGAAGTGGCTGCTCCTACAGCATTGGAGGTGGCTTCAGTTCTGGCAGTGGCAGAGCCATAGGGGGTGGCTACGGCTCCTCTGGAGGCAGCTGTTCCACCATCAAATacaccaccacctcctcctccagcaggaagagctacaAGCACTGA